The following coding sequences lie in one Gemmatimonadota bacterium genomic window:
- a CDS encoding response regulator transcription factor — MRLLLVEDDTQLAAVLTAGFAEHGIATTSAATVAEGRSRATHGGYDVLVLDVMLPGGSGFDLCRALRDDGVTQPILMLTARDTVDDRVTGLDVGADDYLTKPFAFRELLARVKALARRGPRLAGLTTTIADLTVSLASHRVTRAGRKIELTAKEFALLECFVRHTGEVIDRAVITASVWDENHDPFTNVLEVLIRRLRRKLDDDFEPKLIHTIRGAGYRFGT, encoded by the coding sequence TTGCGCCTGCTCCTCGTCGAAGACGACACCCAGCTTGCGGCCGTCCTCACGGCCGGCTTCGCGGAGCATGGGATCGCGACGACGAGCGCAGCAACGGTCGCCGAGGGGCGCAGTCGCGCGACACACGGCGGCTACGATGTGCTGGTGCTCGATGTGATGCTCCCCGGCGGGTCGGGTTTCGATCTCTGCCGGGCGCTTCGCGACGATGGGGTCACCCAGCCGATCCTGATGCTCACCGCGCGGGACACCGTGGATGACCGGGTCACCGGACTCGATGTCGGCGCCGACGACTACCTCACCAAACCGTTTGCGTTCCGGGAGTTGCTCGCCCGGGTAAAGGCGCTCGCGCGACGCGGACCGCGCCTCGCAGGCCTGACCACCACGATTGCCGACCTCACCGTCTCCCTTGCCTCGCATCGCGTCACCCGTGCCGGCCGGAAGATCGAGCTCACCGCGAAAGAGTTCGCCCTGCTCGAATGCTTCGTCCGGCATACCGGCGAGGTGATCGATCGTGCGGTCATCACGGCGAGTGTCTGGGATGAGAATCACGACCCGTTCACCAACGTGCTCGAAGTCCTCATCCGCCGGTTGCGCCGCAAGCTCGACGACGACTTCGAACCCAAGCTGATTCATACCATTCGCGGTGCCGGCTACCGCTTCGGGACCTGA